The proteins below are encoded in one region of Paraburkholderia phenazinium:
- a CDS encoding DUF4148 domain-containing protein — MKLMTLAALAGVFVTSAAFAQTTSSPNGAPASDSSSAMTVAQQQPQDGQWVAPYGQPVAGKTRAEVYQELVHAEQDGQLAYLNKTVYAHH; from the coding sequence ATGAAACTCATGACGCTCGCCGCATTAGCCGGCGTATTCGTAACCAGCGCAGCGTTTGCGCAAACGACCTCCTCGCCAAACGGCGCTCCCGCTAGCGATTCCAGCAGCGCCATGACGGTCGCTCAGCAACAGCCGCAAGACGGCCAATGGGTGGCGCCGTACGGTCAGCCGGTCGCCGGCAAGACGCGCGCCGAGGTTTATCAGGAACTCGTGCATGCCGAGCAGGATGGGCAACTCGCCTACCTCAACAAGACGGTCTACGCACACCATTAA